One segment of Rosa chinensis cultivar Old Blush chromosome 6, RchiOBHm-V2, whole genome shotgun sequence DNA contains the following:
- the LOC112172915 gene encoding chloroplast envelope quinone oxidoreductase homolog, whose protein sequence is MKAMAVKLMHAVQYNSYGGGPSGLKHVEIPIPTPKKDEVLLKVEAASINPVDWKLQKGVGRPFYPRNLPHTPACDVAGEVVEVGQGVQNFKVGDEVVAALTLATGGAFAEYATAKECFTATRPPEVSAAEAAGLPVAGLTAHQCLTEAAGVKLDGTGPQKNILITAASGGVGHYAVQLAKLGNTHVTATCGARNIDFVKGLGADEVLDYKTPEGAALSSPSGRKYDAVIHCATAIPWSTFKPNLSPNGKVIDISPSLSNWLTMAVNKLTFSKKQLVQLMVNPKAENLDYLVKLVKEGKLKTVIDSRHPLSKAEDAWVKSIDGHATGKIIVEP, encoded by the exons atgAAAGCCATGGCGGTAAAGCTTATGCATGCGGTTCAATACAATAGTTATGGTGGAGGACCTTCTGGTTTAAAG CATGTTGAGATTCCGATCCCAACTccgaagaaagatgaggttttgctgAAAGTGGAAGCAGCTAGTATAAATCCAGTTGATTGGAAACTGCAGAAAGGCGTGGGGCGGCCTTTTTACCCACGCAATTTGCCTCATACACCTG CTTGTGATGTGGCCGGAGAGGTTGTCGAGGTTGGACAAGGAGTTCAGAATTTCAAAGTGGGCGACGAAGTTGTCGCAGCTCTAACACTTGCT ACTGGAGGTGCATTTGCTGAGTATGCAACTGCTAAAGAGTGTTTCACGGCTACTAGGCCGCCTGAGGTTTCAGCAGCCGAAGCTGCCGGGTTACCTGTTGCTGGTCTCACAGCTCACCAGTGTCTCACTGAAGCCGCAGGAGTCAAGCTGGATGGCACAGGCCCTCAGAAGAACATATTGATTACCGCTGCCTCTGGAGGTGTGGGGCACTATGCAGTCCAACTAGCTAAACTAGGAAACACCCATGTCACGGCCACTTGTGGAGCTCGTAACATTGATTTCGTCAAGGGCTTGGGGGCTGATGAGGTTCTTGACTACAAGACCCCTGAAGGGGCAGCTCTGAGTAGCCCGTCTGGTCGGAAATATGATGCCGTGATCCACTGTGCAACAGCCATTCCTTGGTCTACTTTTAAGCCGAATTTGAGTCCAAATGGGAAGGTCATAGACATTAGTCCCAGTCTAAGTAACTGGCTCACTATGGCTGTAAACAAACTCACCTTCTCCAAGAAGCAGCTAGTGCAGCTGATGGTGAATCCCAAGGCTGAGAACCTGGATTATCTTGTTAAGTTGGTGAAGGAAGGAAAGCTCAAGACGGTGATTGACTCCAGACATCCTTTGAGCAAGGCTGAAGATGCTTGGGTTAAGAGTATCGATGGCCATGCTACTGGGAAAATCATTGTGGAGCCTTAA
- the LOC112172708 gene encoding serine/threonine-protein kinase MHK isoform X1, whose translation MERYKILEELGDGTCGSVYKARDWRTNEIVAVKKMKRKFFFWEEYWRLREIKVLRKLNHPNIIKLKEVVRENNEVFLIFEYMNYNLYEIMKERQRPFSEDEIRSFMSQLLDGLNHMHRRGYFHRDLKPENLLVTNDILKVADFGLAREVSSMPPYTEYVSTRWYRAPEVLLQAKSYTPAVDMWAAGAILAELFTLSPIFPGESEIDQLYKICCVLGTPDLTIFPEGTNISRLFSIVNFEKILPANLSDIIPNASAEAIDLIMKLCSWDPSKRPTADETLQHPFFHVVWIPRSLRDPLDLKLSNIGAKPTLELKLSDFGAEPEDCFLGLTLAVKPSVPDFGRFHYNSYVVHDVSQNMEEDTLFCSGLEDHSGRSVFWSLMPPDQGGICAPVEPSFSLSFSSIQHPSVRVPQSAGFSMPSLQSNIVDGPLLAMSSPFPQSHCH comes from the exons atggagag ATATAAAATTTTGGAGGAACTTGGTGATGGCACTTGTGGTAGTGTATATAAGGCTCGTGATTGGAGAACAAATGAGATT GTTGCTgtcaagaagatgaagagaaagTTCTTTTTCTGGGAAGAATACTGGAGATTGCGAGAGATTAAG GTCCTTCGCAAACTAAATCATCCAAATATTATAAAGTTAAAGGAGGTGGTTAGGGAAAACAACGAGGTGTTCCTCATTTTTGAGTACATG AACTATAATTTGTATGAAATAATGAAAGAACGACAAAGACCCTTTTCAGAGGATGAAATTAGGAGCTTTATGTCTCAACTGCTGGATGGGCTTAATCATATGCATAGAAGGGGATATTTTCACCGAGATCTAAAACCAG AGAATTTGCTGGTGACAAACGATATTCTTAAAGTTGCTGATTTTGGATTGGCTAGAGAAGTGTCATCAATGCCTCCTTATACTGAATATGTTTCCACACGCTG GTATCGAGCACCGGAAGTCCTGTTGCAGGCCAAATCATATACTCCTGCAGTTG ACATGTGGGCAGCGGGTGCAATCCTAGCTGAACTTTTCACTTTGTCCCCTATTTTCCCTGGTGAAAG TGAAATAGATCAGCTGTACAAGATTTGCTGTGTACTTGGTACACCAGACTTGACAATCTTCCCTGAAGGGACAAATATATCTCGATTATTTAGCATTGTCAATTTTGAAAAG ATCTTGCCTGCAAATCTCTCTGATATCATTCCAAATGCAAGCGCAGAGGCTATTGATTTGATAATG AAACTATGCTCATGGGACCCATCAAAGAGGCCAACTGCAGATGAAACATTACAACATCCCTTTTTCCAT gtggtTTGGATTCCTCGTTCACTGCGTGATCCACTTGACCTGAAGCTAAGTAACATAG GGGCAAAGCCAACACTTGAGTTGAAACTGTCGGACTTTGGTGCTGAACCTGAGGACTGCTTTCTTGGCTTGACGTTGGCTGTGAAGCCCAGTGTTCCAGACTTCGGTAGATTTCATTATAACTCTT ATGTGGTTCATGATGTGTCTCAGAATATGGAAGAG GATACATTATTTTGCTCTGGTTTGGAAGATCATTCAGGACGGTCCG TTTTTTGGTCTCTAATGCCTCCTGATCAAGGTGGAATATGTGCCCCAGTTGAGCCTTCGTTTTCTTTGTCATTCAG TTCAATACAACATCCATCAGTCAGAGTTCCACAATCAGCTGGGTTCTCCATGCCTTCTTTGCAGTCTAACATTGTAGATGGTCCATTATTGGCCATGTCTTCTCCCTTCCCGCAAAGTCATTGCCACTGA
- the LOC112172865 gene encoding chloroplast envelope quinone oxidoreductase homolog: MAKKLMHALQYNAYGGGPSGLKHVEVPVPTPNKDEVLMKLEAASLNPFDWKVQKGMIWPLLPRKFPHIPGTDVAGEVVEVGPEVKNFKAGDKVVAMVNPLSGGGLAEFTVTKESLTVARPPEVSAATAVGLPVAGLTAHQALCQSAGVKLDGSGQQANILITAASGGVGHYAVQLAKLGNTHVTATCGARNIEFIKSLGADEVLDYKTPEGAALKSPSGRKYDAVIHCATGIPWSTFEPNLSASGKVIDITPGLNAVMSFAVGKLTFSKKQLVPLLLAPKAENLDYLLKLVREGKLKTVIDSKYPLTKAEDAWAKSIDGHATGKIIVEAL; this comes from the exons ATGGCAAAAAAGCTCATGCATGCCCTTCAATACAATGCTTATGGTGGAGGTCCTTCAGGCTTAAAG CATGTTGAAGTTCCAGTTCCCACTCCAAATAAAGATGAAgtgttgatgaaattggaggCAGCGAGTCTAAATCCATTTGATTGGAAGGTTCAGAAAGGCATGATTTGGCCTTTGCTGCCTCGCAAGTTTCCACATATACCTG GCACTGATGTGGCAGGAGAGGTTGTAGAGGTTGGACCAGAAGTCAAAAATTTCAAAGCCGGTGACAAAGTTGTAGCCATGGTTAATCCTCTT AGTGGAGGTGGTCTAGCTGAGTTCACCGTGACAAAGGAGAGCTTGACTGTTGCAAGGCCACCCGAAGTTTCAGCAGCCACTGCTGTAGGATTACCTGTTGCTGGTCTCACAGCTCACCAGGCACTCTGTCAGTCTGCTGGAGTCAAGCTTGATGGAAGTGGCCAACAAGCAAACATTCTGATCACAGCCGCCTCAGGCGGTGTAGGTCACTATGCGGTTCAATTGGCAAAGCTTGGGAACACTCACGTGACAGCCACTTGTGGTGCACGCAACATTGAATTCATCAAGAGCTTAGGGGCTGATGAGGTTCTCGACTACAAGACTCCAGAAGGAGCTGCTCTGAAGAGTCCATCTGGACGGAAATATGATGCCGTGATCCATTGTGCTACAGGCATTCCTTGGTCAACTTTTGAACCTAATTTAAGTGCAAGTGGTAAGGTAATAGATATTACTCCTGGCCTCAATGCAGTGATGAGTTTTGCTGTAGGAAAGCTTACCTTTTCCAAGAAGCAACTAGTGCCACTGCTCTTAGCTCCCAAGGCCGAGAACCTGGATTACCTTCTGAAGTTGGTTAGAGAAGGGAAGCTCAAGACAGTAATCGACTCCAAGTATCCCCTGACCAAGGCTGAAGATGCTTGGGCTAAGAGTATTGATGGTCATGCTACAGGAAAGATAATTGTGGAGGCTCTGTAG
- the LOC112169571 gene encoding uncharacterized protein LOC112169571 isoform X2: MGGGITIPPDNTTGEEDSSLDQDSTQLSSPLLRSELSMGAEEGAVDKQSQSGSVFGDYGRLRDLDANERMRENVYRKIMQSGELLGIRGKSKEAKDKILSYTPGAWIETAGAMKRRDYDVPKTTTLLLVGPKGSGKSSLINRISKVLEDDKFASERAQVSFNSSIGDGTLFLQECMIPRGSSSFCIYDTRSLSDDSAENIKMLKHWMENGVRHGELAIRDSDSQSLRTAMMCKAHDNDHLSSAIRKVNFVIFAVNGLSVLKALESEEDAETQYTRMIASMFNCPYLAFKDDKPAVVVTHGDLLSHDERARVRVHLGELLGIPPTTQIFDIPESSDPVTVSTTIDMLRYSLEHADKNFTHKKKVAAISLLPFMLLLMLLGTATNLWCMYHHAHIQQGPATLPAIQHCQCPQAHIQHCPLPQARNQHDRGPFTEEHNQKEPLPEEYMQKEPLPEEYIQKELQDPLPQALPQDQVQQDALPQDQVQQDHVQQGPLPQDHVQQDPFPQIHVQHCTSPEGHVQHDCGPLPKILTQHSPSPSLATSTPSPLAAPSTPSVPSAHEDGSLPSPPQAHVDPDPSPSNPSSPQTPLHGPLPRVQAELEKIKTKVEKFRTKLDWSKIRHLYLDEDSKMHIDWTKIRHLYLDEDSKLRIDWKKIRHLYLDD; encoded by the exons ATGGGTGGCGGTATAACCATTCCTCCTG ATAACACAACGGGGGAAGAAGACTCCTCCCTGGACCAGGATTCTACCCAACTATCGTCTCCACTTCTCAG AAGTGAATTGAGCATGGGGGCTGAGGAGGGTGCAGTGGATAAACAAAGTCAGAGTGGTTCGGTGTTTGGAGACTATGGCAGACTGCGTGATTTGGACGCCAATGAGAGGATGAGGGAAAATGTTTATAGGAAAATTATGCAGAGTGGTGAGTTATTGGGGATTCGAGGCAAATCGAAAGAGGCTAAGGACAAAATACTGAG CTACACCCCTGGGGCATGGATTGAGACTGCAGGTGCCATGAAAAGGAGGGACTATGATGTGCCAAAGACGACTACTTTATTGTTGGTTGGTCCAAAAGGATCTGGAAAGAGTAGTCTTATTAACAGAATATCAAAGGTGCTTGAAGATGACAAGTTTGCATCAGAAAGAGCACAAGTCTCAT TCAATTCATCTATTGGAGATGGAACCCTTTTCCTCCAGGAATGTATGATACCAAGAGGTTCATCTTCGTTTTGCATCTATGATACTCGTAGTCTGTCTGACGATTCAGctgaaaacataaaaatgctGAAGCATTGGATGGAAAATGGTGTTCGTCATGGGGAGCTTGCTATTAG GGATTCAGACAGTCAAAGTTTGAGGACTGCGATGATGTGCAAAGCTCATGACAATGATCATCTTTCCAGTGCGATCAGGAAGGTTAACTTTGTCATATTTGCTGTTAATGGCCTTTCAGTTCTGAAAGCACTGGAAAGTGAGGAAGATGCAGAGACTCAATACACTCGAATGATTGCTTCCATGTTCAACTGCCCATACTTGGCATTTAAAG ATGATAAACCTGCTGTTGTTGTCACTCATGGTGATCTACTTTCACATGACGAACGTGCTCGTGTTCGTGTCCATTTGGGAGAACTATTGGGTATTCCACCTACAACCCAAATATTTGACATCCCAG AAAGCAGTGACCCAGTAACTGTGTCCACAACAATTGACATGTTACGCTATTCGCTTGAGCATGCTGATAAAAATTTTACTCATAAGAAAAAG GTTGCTGCTATATCACTACTACCATTTATGCTCCTGTTAATGCTTCTTGGAACTGCCACCAATTTATGGTGTATGTACCATCATGCACATATTCAGCAGGGTCCTGCAACCCTACCGGCTATTCAGCACTGTCAGTGTCCCCAAGCGCATATTCAACACTGTCCTTTGCCCCAAGCTCGTAATCAGCATGACCGTGGCCCTTTTACCGAAGAACATAATCAGAAAGAACCTTTGCCTGAAGAATACATGCAGAAAGAACCTTTGCCCGAAGAATACATTCAGAAAGAACTACAAGACCCTTTGCCCCAAGCTTTGCCCCAAGACCAGGTTCAGCAGGATGCTTTGCCCCAAGACCAGGTTCAGCAAGACCACGTTCAGCAAGGCCCTTTGCCCCAAGACCATGTTCAGCAAGACCCTTTCCCCCAAATACATGTTCAGCACTGCACTTCTCCAGAAGGTCATGTTCAGCACGATTGTGGCCCTTTGCCCAAAATTCTTACTCAGCACAGCCCTTCACCCTCTTTGGCCACTTCAACCCCTTCGCCCCTTGCAGCTCCTTCAACCCCTTCGGTCCCTTCTGCTCATGAGGATGGCTCCTTGCCCTCTCCTCCCCAAGCACATGTTGATCCTGACCCTTCACCCTCTAATCCCTCATCCCCGCAAACTCCACTTCATGGTCCTTTGCCCCGAGTGCAAGCAGAACttgagaaaattaaaactaAAGTTGAGAAATTTAGGACAAAACTTGATTGGAGTAAAATCCGTCATTTGTATCTAGATGAAGATTCGAAGATGCATATAGACTGGACGAAGATTCGACACTTGTATCTAGATGAAGATTCCAAGTTGCGGatagattggaagaaaattcgTCATTTGTATCTAGATGACTGA
- the LOC112172708 gene encoding serine/threonine-protein kinase MHK isoform X2, giving the protein MERYKILEELGDGTCGSVYKARDWRTNEIVAVKKMKRKFFFWEEYWRLREIKVLRKLNHPNIIKLKEVVRENNEVFLIFEYMNYNLYEIMKERQRPFSEDEIRSFMSQLLDGLNHMHRRGYFHRDLKPENLLVTNDILKVADFGLAREVSSMPPYTEYVSTRWYRAPEVLLQAKSYTPAVDMWAAGAILAELFTLSPIFPGESEIDQLYKICCVLGTPDLTIFPEGTNISRLFSIVNFEKILPANLSDIIPNASAEAIDLIMKLCSWDPSKRPTADETLQHPFFHVVWIPRSLRDPLDLKLSNIGAKPTLELKLSDFGAEPEDCFLGLTLAVKPSVPDFDVVHDVSQNMEEDTLFCSGLEDHSGRSVFWSLMPPDQGGICAPVEPSFSLSFSSIQHPSVRVPQSAGFSMPSLQSNIVDGPLLAMSSPFPQSHCH; this is encoded by the exons atggagag ATATAAAATTTTGGAGGAACTTGGTGATGGCACTTGTGGTAGTGTATATAAGGCTCGTGATTGGAGAACAAATGAGATT GTTGCTgtcaagaagatgaagagaaagTTCTTTTTCTGGGAAGAATACTGGAGATTGCGAGAGATTAAG GTCCTTCGCAAACTAAATCATCCAAATATTATAAAGTTAAAGGAGGTGGTTAGGGAAAACAACGAGGTGTTCCTCATTTTTGAGTACATG AACTATAATTTGTATGAAATAATGAAAGAACGACAAAGACCCTTTTCAGAGGATGAAATTAGGAGCTTTATGTCTCAACTGCTGGATGGGCTTAATCATATGCATAGAAGGGGATATTTTCACCGAGATCTAAAACCAG AGAATTTGCTGGTGACAAACGATATTCTTAAAGTTGCTGATTTTGGATTGGCTAGAGAAGTGTCATCAATGCCTCCTTATACTGAATATGTTTCCACACGCTG GTATCGAGCACCGGAAGTCCTGTTGCAGGCCAAATCATATACTCCTGCAGTTG ACATGTGGGCAGCGGGTGCAATCCTAGCTGAACTTTTCACTTTGTCCCCTATTTTCCCTGGTGAAAG TGAAATAGATCAGCTGTACAAGATTTGCTGTGTACTTGGTACACCAGACTTGACAATCTTCCCTGAAGGGACAAATATATCTCGATTATTTAGCATTGTCAATTTTGAAAAG ATCTTGCCTGCAAATCTCTCTGATATCATTCCAAATGCAAGCGCAGAGGCTATTGATTTGATAATG AAACTATGCTCATGGGACCCATCAAAGAGGCCAACTGCAGATGAAACATTACAACATCCCTTTTTCCAT gtggtTTGGATTCCTCGTTCACTGCGTGATCCACTTGACCTGAAGCTAAGTAACATAG GGGCAAAGCCAACACTTGAGTTGAAACTGTCGGACTTTGGTGCTGAACCTGAGGACTGCTTTCTTGGCTTGACGTTGGCTGTGAAGCCCAGTGTTCCAGACTTCG ATGTGGTTCATGATGTGTCTCAGAATATGGAAGAG GATACATTATTTTGCTCTGGTTTGGAAGATCATTCAGGACGGTCCG TTTTTTGGTCTCTAATGCCTCCTGATCAAGGTGGAATATGTGCCCCAGTTGAGCCTTCGTTTTCTTTGTCATTCAG TTCAATACAACATCCATCAGTCAGAGTTCCACAATCAGCTGGGTTCTCCATGCCTTCTTTGCAGTCTAACATTGTAGATGGTCCATTATTGGCCATGTCTTCTCCCTTCCCGCAAAGTCATTGCCACTGA
- the LOC112169571 gene encoding uncharacterized protein LOC112169571 isoform X1 — protein sequence MGGGITIPPDNTTGEEDSSLDQDSTQLSSPLLSRSELSMGAEEGAVDKQSQSGSVFGDYGRLRDLDANERMRENVYRKIMQSGELLGIRGKSKEAKDKILSYTPGAWIETAGAMKRRDYDVPKTTTLLLVGPKGSGKSSLINRISKVLEDDKFASERAQVSFNSSIGDGTLFLQECMIPRGSSSFCIYDTRSLSDDSAENIKMLKHWMENGVRHGELAIRDSDSQSLRTAMMCKAHDNDHLSSAIRKVNFVIFAVNGLSVLKALESEEDAETQYTRMIASMFNCPYLAFKDDKPAVVVTHGDLLSHDERARVRVHLGELLGIPPTTQIFDIPESSDPVTVSTTIDMLRYSLEHADKNFTHKKKVAAISLLPFMLLLMLLGTATNLWCMYHHAHIQQGPATLPAIQHCQCPQAHIQHCPLPQARNQHDRGPFTEEHNQKEPLPEEYMQKEPLPEEYIQKELQDPLPQALPQDQVQQDALPQDQVQQDHVQQGPLPQDHVQQDPFPQIHVQHCTSPEGHVQHDCGPLPKILTQHSPSPSLATSTPSPLAAPSTPSVPSAHEDGSLPSPPQAHVDPDPSPSNPSSPQTPLHGPLPRVQAELEKIKTKVEKFRTKLDWSKIRHLYLDEDSKMHIDWTKIRHLYLDEDSKLRIDWKKIRHLYLDD from the exons ATGGGTGGCGGTATAACCATTCCTCCTG ATAACACAACGGGGGAAGAAGACTCCTCCCTGGACCAGGATTCTACCCAACTATCGTCTCCACTTCTCAG CAGAAGTGAATTGAGCATGGGGGCTGAGGAGGGTGCAGTGGATAAACAAAGTCAGAGTGGTTCGGTGTTTGGAGACTATGGCAGACTGCGTGATTTGGACGCCAATGAGAGGATGAGGGAAAATGTTTATAGGAAAATTATGCAGAGTGGTGAGTTATTGGGGATTCGAGGCAAATCGAAAGAGGCTAAGGACAAAATACTGAG CTACACCCCTGGGGCATGGATTGAGACTGCAGGTGCCATGAAAAGGAGGGACTATGATGTGCCAAAGACGACTACTTTATTGTTGGTTGGTCCAAAAGGATCTGGAAAGAGTAGTCTTATTAACAGAATATCAAAGGTGCTTGAAGATGACAAGTTTGCATCAGAAAGAGCACAAGTCTCAT TCAATTCATCTATTGGAGATGGAACCCTTTTCCTCCAGGAATGTATGATACCAAGAGGTTCATCTTCGTTTTGCATCTATGATACTCGTAGTCTGTCTGACGATTCAGctgaaaacataaaaatgctGAAGCATTGGATGGAAAATGGTGTTCGTCATGGGGAGCTTGCTATTAG GGATTCAGACAGTCAAAGTTTGAGGACTGCGATGATGTGCAAAGCTCATGACAATGATCATCTTTCCAGTGCGATCAGGAAGGTTAACTTTGTCATATTTGCTGTTAATGGCCTTTCAGTTCTGAAAGCACTGGAAAGTGAGGAAGATGCAGAGACTCAATACACTCGAATGATTGCTTCCATGTTCAACTGCCCATACTTGGCATTTAAAG ATGATAAACCTGCTGTTGTTGTCACTCATGGTGATCTACTTTCACATGACGAACGTGCTCGTGTTCGTGTCCATTTGGGAGAACTATTGGGTATTCCACCTACAACCCAAATATTTGACATCCCAG AAAGCAGTGACCCAGTAACTGTGTCCACAACAATTGACATGTTACGCTATTCGCTTGAGCATGCTGATAAAAATTTTACTCATAAGAAAAAG GTTGCTGCTATATCACTACTACCATTTATGCTCCTGTTAATGCTTCTTGGAACTGCCACCAATTTATGGTGTATGTACCATCATGCACATATTCAGCAGGGTCCTGCAACCCTACCGGCTATTCAGCACTGTCAGTGTCCCCAAGCGCATATTCAACACTGTCCTTTGCCCCAAGCTCGTAATCAGCATGACCGTGGCCCTTTTACCGAAGAACATAATCAGAAAGAACCTTTGCCTGAAGAATACATGCAGAAAGAACCTTTGCCCGAAGAATACATTCAGAAAGAACTACAAGACCCTTTGCCCCAAGCTTTGCCCCAAGACCAGGTTCAGCAGGATGCTTTGCCCCAAGACCAGGTTCAGCAAGACCACGTTCAGCAAGGCCCTTTGCCCCAAGACCATGTTCAGCAAGACCCTTTCCCCCAAATACATGTTCAGCACTGCACTTCTCCAGAAGGTCATGTTCAGCACGATTGTGGCCCTTTGCCCAAAATTCTTACTCAGCACAGCCCTTCACCCTCTTTGGCCACTTCAACCCCTTCGCCCCTTGCAGCTCCTTCAACCCCTTCGGTCCCTTCTGCTCATGAGGATGGCTCCTTGCCCTCTCCTCCCCAAGCACATGTTGATCCTGACCCTTCACCCTCTAATCCCTCATCCCCGCAAACTCCACTTCATGGTCCTTTGCCCCGAGTGCAAGCAGAACttgagaaaattaaaactaAAGTTGAGAAATTTAGGACAAAACTTGATTGGAGTAAAATCCGTCATTTGTATCTAGATGAAGATTCGAAGATGCATATAGACTGGACGAAGATTCGACACTTGTATCTAGATGAAGATTCCAAGTTGCGGatagattggaagaaaattcgTCATTTGTATCTAGATGACTGA